One window of the Paenibacillus beijingensis genome contains the following:
- a CDS encoding xanthine dehydrogenase family protein molybdopterin-binding subunit, whose protein sequence is MYNWIGKSVARKEDYPLLTGKGKFVADLKADHMLHACFLRSPYAHAHIRSIDTGKAVQMAGVYGVWTSEDLKELGEIEPLAMLPLSLREKVSLKRREWTQPALAKGKVRFVGEPVAVLLAESRHIAEDAAELIEVNYEVLESVTSSEQALRSDTRLFEDWPDNVQAQFEVETGNYREFFEIASVVVERTYEMKRSTGVPMECRGVFSELDPHTGQLLVTSSTQVPHFVRDNLVAAFGCPVEQIRVVAPDVGGGFGIKGNVYPEELVIPFLTWKLKVPIKWVEDRMEHMKTGSHARDQIHRIRAAFSKDGMLLAVDDEYHVDSGAYNLWETCVSYNSAAHLLGPYRCLSYHNKGYAVLTNKSPSAPYRGAGRPEAVFAMERLLDEAAELLSMDRMEIRRRNLIHASEMPYIAGIYYRDGKPVVYDSGDFASSFERLLEAVDYKQFKEDQLALRRNNRYIGLGLACFVEGTGIGPFEGAVVGIEPDGVIRVATGAATQGQSHYTVFAQICAEAMELDLDRIQIREGDTQLIAKGIGTFASRSAVVAGSAIFEASKQFKEKLLAYTAKCFDMSREDLVYDEGTIRHTVDDAVRWSLPDLARYAFENGDAADLEVEHYFYPETVTYANGVHAAIVEVDIHTGQVNVQKYYVVHDCGVEINPQVVKGQLFGGLLQGLGGALFEELAYEHDGRLGSGTLKEYLLPNVYHMPEVEIIHAENRSIRNELGIKGTGEGGAICPPAAVANAVANALEPFGVQIREVPVMPERIKRLINESKTPEYRYI, encoded by the coding sequence TTGTATAACTGGATTGGAAAATCGGTAGCAAGAAAAGAAGATTATCCTTTGCTCACGGGAAAAGGGAAGTTTGTCGCCGATCTGAAAGCGGATCATATGCTGCACGCTTGTTTTTTGCGGAGTCCCTATGCCCATGCCCATATTCGTTCCATCGATACCGGCAAAGCGGTTCAAATGGCCGGAGTTTACGGTGTTTGGACATCGGAGGACTTAAAGGAGCTGGGTGAAATTGAGCCGCTGGCCATGCTGCCCTTATCATTGCGGGAGAAAGTGTCGCTGAAACGCAGGGAATGGACGCAGCCTGCGCTCGCGAAAGGGAAAGTCCGGTTTGTCGGTGAACCGGTGGCGGTTTTGCTAGCGGAAAGCCGCCATATCGCCGAAGATGCGGCTGAATTGATCGAAGTGAACTATGAGGTTTTGGAGTCTGTTACATCGTCCGAGCAAGCTTTGCGTTCGGATACGAGATTGTTCGAAGATTGGCCCGACAATGTGCAGGCGCAGTTCGAAGTCGAAACCGGCAATTACCGTGAGTTTTTCGAAATTGCAAGCGTCGTTGTGGAAAGAACTTATGAAATGAAGCGGTCGACAGGCGTGCCGATGGAATGCAGAGGGGTATTTTCGGAGCTCGACCCGCATACCGGCCAACTGTTAGTAACGTCATCAACCCAGGTTCCCCATTTTGTCCGCGATAATTTAGTCGCAGCGTTCGGATGTCCGGTGGAACAAATCCGTGTCGTTGCTCCTGATGTCGGGGGTGGATTCGGGATTAAAGGCAATGTGTATCCTGAAGAGCTGGTCATCCCTTTCTTAACATGGAAATTGAAGGTTCCCATCAAATGGGTGGAGGACCGGATGGAACATATGAAAACGGGGAGCCACGCACGCGACCAAATTCACCGGATCCGGGCCGCGTTCAGCAAAGACGGCATGCTGCTGGCCGTTGACGACGAATATCATGTGGACAGCGGAGCGTACAACCTATGGGAAACGTGCGTATCGTACAATTCGGCCGCCCATCTGCTAGGACCCTACCGATGTTTGTCCTACCACAATAAAGGATACGCAGTGCTGACCAACAAATCTCCATCGGCTCCTTATCGGGGGGCCGGGCGGCCGGAGGCTGTATTTGCCATGGAGCGTCTCTTGGATGAAGCGGCTGAGCTTCTGTCGATGGACCGTATGGAAATCAGAAGAAGAAATTTAATACATGCGTCGGAGATGCCTTACATTGCCGGCATTTATTACCGTGATGGGAAACCGGTCGTTTACGACTCCGGCGATTTCGCGTCCAGCTTCGAACGGCTGCTGGAGGCGGTCGACTATAAGCAATTCAAGGAAGATCAGCTGGCACTTAGGCGGAATAACCGATACATCGGACTCGGCTTGGCCTGTTTTGTGGAAGGCACCGGCATCGGACCGTTCGAAGGGGCGGTTGTCGGGATCGAACCGGACGGGGTCATTCGGGTTGCCACGGGAGCGGCAACGCAGGGTCAGAGTCATTATACGGTTTTTGCACAAATTTGCGCCGAAGCGATGGAGCTGGATCTGGACCGGATTCAAATTCGCGAAGGGGATACGCAGCTAATCGCAAAAGGGATCGGAACGTTCGCTAGCCGGAGCGCTGTTGTTGCCGGCAGCGCAATCTTCGAGGCGAGCAAACAATTCAAAGAGAAGCTGCTCGCGTATACGGCCAAATGCTTCGATATGTCCCGTGAAGATTTGGTTTACGATGAAGGAACGATCCGTCATACCGTGGACGATGCGGTCAGATGGTCGCTCCCCGATCTGGCCCGTTACGCTTTTGAGAATGGAGATGCGGCGGATTTGGAAGTGGAGCACTACTTTTATCCGGAAACCGTCACGTATGCTAACGGCGTTCACGCCGCGATTGTGGAAGTGGATATCCATACGGGGCAGGTCAATGTGCAAAAATATTACGTTGTTCACGACTGCGGGGTGGAGATCAATCCGCAAGTCGTCAAAGGACAATTGTTTGGCGGACTTTTGCAGGGGCTTGGCGGCGCCTTGTTCGAGGAGCTTGCTTATGAGCATGACGGCCGATTGGGGAGCGGCACGCTCAAAGAGTATTTGCTTCCCAACGTCTATCATATGCCGGAAGTGGAGATCATTCATGCCGAAAACAGGTCCATCCGGAACGAATTGGGGATTAAAGGAACGGGCGAAGGGGGGGCTATTTGTCCTCCGGCCGCTGTTGCCAACGCGGTGGCGAATGCGCTTGAGCCGTTCGGTGTTCAAATCCGCGAAGTTCCGGTGATGCCGGAACGGATCAAACGGTTGATCAATGAGAGCAAGACGCCGGAGTATCGGTATATATAA
- a CDS encoding sensor histidine kinase, producing the protein MSRISLRLSFLLIGVASSILLISIISLFALVHDHFALFAAQTSDGRDSMPGLMHHLEQAVFQSMLWTLVGAVALIILISLYIAKRVSAPLEQMKVAAELMTQGKLDNRIFIAGRNELSDLGKALNHLAEQLQRQEKLRITMTQDIAHELRTPLATLKSHMLALLDNVWEPTPDRLSACYEEIERLIALVADLEQLSGMDSPHFQLNKKTENVSALIRQSADIMTAAFMEKGVHLTFRADESLYMYADRDRFIQIMVNILSNALTFTPAGKSVHIQAKDEEASVLIAVQDTGIGIPSTELPLLFERFYRVDKSRNRKSGGGGIGLAVVKKLVEAHDGAVWIESGDGTTVYVRFPKHSVL; encoded by the coding sequence ATGAGCCGCATAAGTCTTCGCCTGTCGTTTCTGCTAATCGGCGTAGCATCCAGCATTCTGCTCATTTCCATTATCAGCCTATTCGCTCTGGTTCACGATCATTTCGCGCTGTTCGCAGCCCAGACCTCAGACGGTCGGGACAGCATGCCGGGGCTGATGCACCATTTGGAGCAGGCGGTGTTCCAGTCGATGCTATGGACGTTAGTAGGAGCTGTGGCGCTAATTATTCTGATCAGTCTATACATTGCGAAGCGGGTTTCGGCTCCGCTTGAGCAAATGAAAGTAGCGGCGGAGCTCATGACGCAAGGGAAGCTGGATAACCGGATCTTTATCGCCGGAAGGAACGAGTTGTCCGATCTCGGGAAAGCGCTGAACCATCTCGCAGAGCAGCTGCAAAGACAAGAAAAGCTGCGAATCACAATGACGCAGGACATTGCGCATGAGCTCCGAACACCGCTGGCCACTCTCAAAAGCCATATGTTGGCGTTGCTGGACAACGTATGGGAGCCGACTCCTGACCGCCTGAGCGCCTGCTATGAAGAAATTGAGCGTCTGATTGCGCTCGTGGCCGATCTTGAACAGCTGTCCGGCATGGACTCCCCCCATTTTCAGCTGAACAAAAAAACAGAAAACGTTTCTGCCCTTATTCGGCAGAGTGCGGATATTATGACGGCCGCATTTATGGAAAAGGGCGTCCATCTCACCTTTCGCGCGGACGAATCCCTTTATATGTATGCGGATCGCGACCGGTTCATCCAGATAATGGTTAATATTTTGAGCAATGCCCTTACATTCACTCCTGCAGGAAAGAGTGTCCATATACAGGCAAAGGATGAGGAGGCTTCCGTTCTGATCGCCGTTCAAGATACGGGAATCGGCATTCCATCAACCGAACTGCCGTTGCTGTTTGAACGATTTTACCGGGTGGACAAGTCACGAAACCGCAAGTCTGGAGGAGGGGGAATTGGGCTTGCCGTAGTCAAGAAGCTTGTGGAAGCCCATGACGGCGCCGTATGGATCGAAAGCGGCGATGGAACAACCGTCTACGTTCGCTTTCCGAAACATTCGGTACTCTGA
- a CDS encoding DUF2905 domain-containing protein, with the protein MNSFPKLLIGAGIVLIVIGVIWMVGGKFFNLGRLPGDIAYEKGNFKVYFPIVTCIVVSVVLSFIFYIVRLFMK; encoded by the coding sequence ATGAATTCTTTTCCGAAGCTGCTCATTGGGGCGGGGATCGTTCTGATCGTCATCGGGGTGATCTGGATGGTTGGAGGGAAATTTTTCAACCTTGGACGCCTTCCAGGCGACATTGCTTATGAGAAGGGGAACTTCAAGGTTTACTTTCCGATCGTGACCTGCATTGTGGTGAGCGTTGTGTTGTCGTTCATTTTTTATATTGTGCGGTTGTTTATGAAGTAA
- a CDS encoding multicopper oxidase family protein, which yields MRNATTLKSAAVIAAAALLFAGCSGSGGKGHSGMDHSSMGHNMETGSNNATNTGSTERLTGTAFNLTAQVSKQELAPGITLPVWTFNNSVPGPQIRVKQGNTVTINLKNELPAPTSIHWHGVPVPNAMDGIPGVTQNAVQPGETFTYTFKAEAPGTYWYHSHQDSANQTDRGLYGSFVVEAKDGDKPDRDYTLMLDEWVSAGTGDKGENMAGMDHGTMNMSGSNTSGSSDMGDTSSGHGGHGASNEAGMNMGHDMSMYDLFTINGKSGSAVEQLPVKKGEKVRIRLINAGFLSHQIHLHGHEFKVVTSDGQPFNNPAVLKDTLVNIAPGERYDLEFVADNPGQWLIEDHSGGKAGQGLKAVIGYEGASAGTDKPDVSDSLPLLDITRYGEASAAMFTLDQTYSKSYDLELNTAMKNGSMVYTINGSIFPDIPPVNVKKGDTVKVRMVNNSPMDDHPMHLHGHFFQVLSKNGKPLEGSPVIKDTLNLKPGEEYVVAFKADNEGNWMFHCHDLHHAAAGMVAEVKYDDFKTNFVPDPNAGNMPE from the coding sequence ATGAGGAACGCTACTACACTGAAAAGCGCGGCCGTCATCGCGGCTGCAGCCCTTCTGTTTGCAGGTTGCTCCGGTTCCGGCGGCAAGGGGCATTCCGGCATGGATCACTCAAGCATGGGCCATAATATGGAAACCGGATCAAACAATGCAACGAATACCGGTTCCACTGAAAGATTAACCGGCACCGCCTTCAATCTCACCGCCCAGGTCAGCAAGCAGGAGCTTGCTCCCGGCATTACGCTGCCGGTATGGACGTTCAATAACTCTGTTCCCGGCCCACAAATTCGCGTCAAGCAAGGGAATACCGTTACCATTAACTTGAAAAATGAGCTGCCTGCGCCGACATCGATCCATTGGCATGGAGTTCCGGTTCCGAATGCAATGGACGGCATCCCTGGTGTAACCCAGAATGCGGTTCAGCCTGGAGAGACTTTTACTTATACGTTCAAAGCGGAAGCCCCGGGCACGTACTGGTATCATTCCCATCAAGACAGCGCTAATCAGACGGACCGCGGACTGTACGGGTCCTTCGTTGTAGAAGCGAAAGACGGGGACAAGCCGGATCGCGACTATACCCTTATGCTTGATGAGTGGGTAAGCGCCGGAACGGGAGATAAAGGCGAGAATATGGCCGGTATGGACCACGGCACGATGAATATGAGCGGTTCAAATACGAGCGGCAGCTCCGATATGGGAGATACAAGCAGCGGACATGGCGGCCATGGGGCATCAAACGAAGCCGGTATGAATATGGGGCATGATATGAGTATGTACGATCTGTTCACCATTAACGGCAAATCCGGTTCTGCGGTGGAGCAGCTTCCGGTTAAAAAAGGGGAAAAAGTACGCATCCGTCTCATTAACGCCGGGTTTTTAAGTCATCAAATCCATCTGCACGGCCATGAATTCAAAGTAGTTACATCGGACGGTCAGCCGTTCAACAACCCTGCCGTTTTGAAAGATACGTTGGTCAATATCGCTCCCGGCGAGCGTTACGATCTTGAGTTTGTAGCGGATAACCCTGGGCAATGGCTCATCGAGGATCATAGCGGCGGCAAAGCCGGACAAGGACTGAAGGCGGTTATTGGATACGAAGGAGCAAGCGCCGGTACAGACAAACCGGACGTCTCCGATTCGTTGCCCTTGCTTGATATTACCCGCTACGGCGAAGCAAGCGCAGCTATGTTTACCCTGGATCAAACGTATTCGAAGTCGTACGATCTGGAGTTGAATACCGCAATGAAAAACGGCAGCATGGTCTACACCATTAACGGCAGCATCTTCCCGGATATCCCGCCCGTTAACGTGAAGAAGGGAGACACCGTAAAAGTGCGCATGGTCAACAATTCCCCGATGGACGACCATCCGATGCATCTGCACGGTCACTTCTTCCAGGTGCTGAGCAAAAACGGCAAGCCGCTTGAAGGCTCTCCCGTCATAAAGGATACACTCAACCTCAAACCGGGGGAAGAATATGTTGTCGCCTTTAAAGCGGATAACGAAGGAAACTGGATGTTCCACTGCCACGATCTGCACCACGCTGCCGCGGGTATGGTAGCGGAAGTGAAGTATGATGATTTCAAGACGAACTTTGTTCCTGATCCAA
- a CDS encoding response regulator transcription factor: MNKTILVVDDEDKIRDVVASYLQKDGFRTLEADTGEKALHIVQFKALDLIILDLMLPDMSGEQVCKQIRQFSSLPILMLTAKVSEDNRIHGLSIGADDYLLKPFDPRELVARVRAILRRTDNQHLLADRISFRNDELIIDSVRSEVFVQGEPVNLTQSEYKLLLLLARHPQRQFNREELVAKVLGFDFEGDVRSIDQHVKNLRQKIEPDPKQPRFITTVYGVGYKFIGGAL, from the coding sequence ATGAACAAAACGATTCTTGTTGTCGACGATGAAGACAAAATTCGCGATGTCGTAGCTTCTTATTTGCAAAAAGACGGATTCCGTACACTGGAGGCGGATACGGGAGAAAAGGCGCTTCACATTGTTCAGTTCAAAGCGCTTGACCTGATTATTCTCGATTTAATGCTTCCCGATATGTCCGGTGAGCAGGTATGCAAGCAAATCCGGCAGTTCTCCTCACTGCCGATTTTGATGCTCACAGCTAAAGTCAGCGAAGATAACCGGATTCACGGTCTTAGCATCGGTGCGGATGATTATTTGCTGAAACCTTTCGATCCTCGGGAGCTTGTCGCGCGCGTACGGGCCATTTTGCGGAGAACCGACAATCAGCACCTGCTCGCCGACCGCATTTCATTCCGTAATGACGAGCTCATTATCGACTCCGTCCGCAGCGAAGTATTTGTACAAGGGGAACCCGTCAACTTGACCCAGAGCGAATATAAATTGCTGCTCCTGCTCGCTCGCCACCCGCAGCGTCAATTCAACCGGGAGGAGCTGGTTGCGAAAGTGCTCGGATTCGATTTTGAAGGCGACGTTCGCTCCATCGACCAGCACGTCAAAAATTTACGTCAAAAAATCGAGCCGGACCCGAAGCAGCCGCGTTTTATTACAACCGTCTACGGAGTCGGATACAAATTTATCGGCGGTGCATTATGA